One stretch of Dissulfurimicrobium hydrothermale DNA includes these proteins:
- the nikR gene encoding nickel-responsive transcriptional regulator NikR, translating into MGELTSDRSITRFGVSIPSDLIRNFDDYIRARQYSNRSEAIRDLIREKLIAQEWEREVQGKEVVGTITYVYDHHKRELVNSIVDIQHDFSEHVIVSQHVHLDHSNCLEVAIVRGKAGALEGLADKLKALKGVKHCKLTMTTTGADLS; encoded by the coding sequence ATGGGTGAGTTGACAAGCGACAGATCCATAACGAGATTCGGCGTCTCCATACCATCAGATCTCATTAGAAATTTTGATGATTACATTAGGGCACGTCAATACAGTAACAGATCTGAGGCGATTCGCGACCTTATTCGGGAAAAATTGATAGCACAGGAATGGGAGAGGGAAGTACAAGGCAAGGAGGTGGTCGGGACCATCACCTATGTCTATGATCATCATAAGCGGGAACTTGTAAATTCAATCGTTGATATTCAGCATGATTTTTCGGAGCATGTCATAGTATCGCAGCATGTCCATTTGGATCACAGTAATTGCCTTGAGGTCGCCATAGTCCGCGGCAAGGCAGGGGCCCTGGAAGGCCTTGCCGATAAATTGAAGGCCTTGAAGGGTGTCAAACATTGCAAGCTCACCATGACTACTACAGGGGCTGATCTTAGTTAG
- the gyrA gene encoding DNA gyrase subunit A, whose amino-acid sequence MHEQGEFFVEQKKTRDIADELKKSYLDYSMSVIIGRALPDVRDGLKPVHRRILYAMSELRNDYNKPYKKSARIVGDVIGKYHPHGDVAVYDTIVRMAQGFAMRYPLIDGQGNFGSVDGDAPAAMRYTEVRFAKIAHEIMADIDKETVDFVPNYDDSLREPVVLPSKVPNLLVNGASGIAVGMATNIPPHNLGEVVDGLIALIKNPDITISELMEYIHGPDFPTGGFICGKAGMRSAYETGKGVIKIRARAFIEQVAKGGRENIVITEIPYQVNKAKLVEKIAELGRLKQVDGIHDVRDESDRDGMRIVVELKRDGVAQVVLNHLYKHTQMETSFGVILIAIVNGRPELLDLKGLLTHFLQHRKTIIIRRTTYELKKAQERAHILEGLKTALENLDEVVGLIRASKTPQEAKSGLIERFALSLIQAQAILDMRLQRLTGLERDKILDEYAAILKDIERYKAILASDALVLEIVEEELKALRSEYGDARKSEIVDDPEEIDIEDLIVEEDVVVTLSHGGYIKRNPVSLYRSQRRGGKGVAGVSSKQDDFAEHLFVASTHDYFLCFSNLGRIYWIKVHEIPEGSRASRGKALINLLPLDQGRNERIAAVIPVRTFEPDRFVVMATKKGLIKKTRLDEFSRPRPSGIIAAVINKDDELIAADMTDGKADIFLGTREGFSIRFPENDVRQMGRTAAGVKGIALKDGDHVVDMVIISGGRGTLMTVTENGYGKRTSIEEYRVQSRGGKGIINIKTTDKVGSVVNVLMVDDTDELMLVGTSGNIIRIRASDVRTIGRSTQGVRLIQLAEGDKLAAVAKLAEREGE is encoded by the coding sequence ATGCATGAACAGGGAGAGTTTTTTGTTGAGCAGAAAAAGACCCGAGACATCGCGGATGAGCTGAAAAAGTCGTATCTGGATTATTCAATGAGTGTAATCATAGGACGTGCATTGCCTGATGTAAGAGATGGGCTTAAGCCTGTACATAGGCGGATATTGTATGCCATGTCCGAGCTCAGAAATGATTACAATAAGCCATATAAAAAGTCGGCAAGGATAGTGGGTGATGTCATAGGTAAATATCATCCACATGGCGATGTCGCCGTCTATGATACTATCGTCAGGATGGCCCAGGGTTTTGCAATGCGTTATCCGCTGATAGACGGTCAGGGCAATTTCGGTTCCGTCGATGGGGATGCTCCTGCAGCCATGCGTTATACAGAAGTACGATTTGCCAAGATCGCTCATGAGATTATGGCAGATATAGATAAGGAGACCGTTGATTTTGTACCGAATTACGACGATTCCTTGAGAGAACCGGTTGTGTTGCCTTCCAAGGTCCCCAATCTCCTTGTAAACGGCGCATCAGGCATTGCTGTCGGTATGGCCACCAACATCCCGCCCCACAATCTCGGCGAGGTGGTGGATGGCCTCATAGCCCTTATAAAGAACCCTGACATAACCATCTCCGAACTCATGGAATATATCCATGGCCCTGATTTTCCGACCGGCGGTTTTATCTGTGGAAAGGCCGGCATGAGATCGGCCTACGAGACAGGCAAAGGCGTTATAAAGATCCGCGCCAGGGCCTTTATTGAGCAGGTCGCAAAGGGAGGGCGTGAGAATATTGTTATCACCGAGATACCATATCAGGTCAACAAGGCCAAGCTGGTCGAAAAAATAGCAGAGCTCGGGCGCTTGAAACAGGTTGATGGCATACATGATGTCCGCGATGAGTCCGACCGGGATGGGATGCGGATAGTAGTGGAGCTCAAAAGAGACGGGGTGGCCCAGGTGGTTTTGAATCATCTTTACAAACATACCCAGATGGAGACAAGCTTTGGCGTCATCTTGATCGCTATTGTAAACGGAAGGCCGGAACTCCTTGATCTCAAAGGGCTCTTGACCCACTTTCTCCAACATAGGAAGACCATCATTATAAGGCGTACTACATATGAACTAAAAAAGGCGCAAGAGCGGGCCCATATACTGGAGGGGCTTAAAACAGCCCTTGAAAACCTAGATGAGGTTGTCGGTCTGATCCGGGCATCGAAAACCCCTCAGGAGGCGAAATCAGGCCTTATAGAGCGGTTCGCCCTCTCACTTATACAGGCGCAGGCCATCTTGGATATGAGGCTTCAACGTTTGACCGGTCTTGAGCGCGATAAGATCCTTGATGAATATGCCGCGATACTTAAAGACATAGAGCGGTATAAGGCCATTTTGGCGAGTGACGCTCTTGTGTTGGAGATCGTCGAGGAGGAACTCAAGGCGTTAAGGTCCGAATATGGCGATGCAAGGAAGAGTGAAATCGTCGACGATCCTGAAGAGATCGATATTGAAGACCTGATAGTCGAGGAGGATGTGGTTGTAACGCTATCACATGGTGGTTATATAAAACGGAATCCGGTAAGTCTATACAGGAGTCAGAGGCGCGGAGGAAAGGGGGTTGCCGGGGTATCCTCCAAACAAGATGACTTTGCCGAGCACCTTTTTGTTGCATCCACACATGATTATTTCCTGTGCTTCAGCAATCTGGGCCGCATATATTGGATAAAGGTCCATGAGATACCCGAAGGGTCCAGGGCCAGTCGCGGAAAGGCGCTTATCAATCTCTTACCCCTTGACCAAGGGCGAAACGAACGCATAGCTGCCGTCATACCCGTAAGGACATTTGAACCTGACCGTTTTGTAGTGATGGCTACGAAGAAGGGTTTGATAAAGAAGACCAGGCTTGATGAATTTTCAAGGCCCAGACCTTCCGGCATCATCGCCGCAGTGATAAATAAGGATGATGAGCTGATTGCGGCGGATATGACCGATGGAAAGGCGGATATCTTTCTTGGGACAAGGGAGGGGTTTTCCATAAGATTCCCCGAAAACGACGTGCGGCAGATGGGACGTACTGCGGCCGGCGTCAAAGGGATAGCCCTCAAGGATGGCGATCATGTCGTTGATATGGTTATCATTTCAGGTGGCCGCGGCACGCTTATGACCGTTACCGAAAACGGCTACGGTAAGCGTACAAGCATTGAAGAGTACAGGGTGCAGTCAAGGGGCGGCAAGGGTATTATAAATATAAAGACTACAGATAAAGTTGGAAGCGTTGTAAATGTCTTGATGGTTGATGATACAGACGAGCTCATGCTTGTTGGTACAAGCGGAAACATAATACGGAT